A stretch of the Vidua chalybeata isolate OUT-0048 chromosome 19, bVidCha1 merged haplotype, whole genome shotgun sequence genome encodes the following:
- the ZNF750 gene encoding zinc finger protein 750, with amino-acid sequence MSLLKERKPKKPHYIPRPPGKPFKYKCFQCPFTCNEKSHLFNHMKYGLCKNSITLVSEQDRVIKCPKGSSLEPKQVNQLESTVKPTSSKSITNGLSSLDSKPQYPFTKEDAKENVELQNQATNAAIQGQKPAIPKELSPASSAAEGAIGVQPLMEGMVRPSAFVPVGEHRDSKGPEITEASEILSLSNKSSFHTKSAFHAPAHPWKAGSFLPEFPHKVAPTKGFGSISPYMQPMIPEYSPHFYEHRLAIYTPYLLPGNAECESSALSVYGTQDQRHFLPHPGPLAKPLNPSAYEHYRLFQQYHSTPPIPYGFCRPTDPPFYRFSHVAGINRDQNSHLMEETTLLYPASLSPSQQYPLSSHKKQADYEKEMTLLHAKGNAKDDQNERENAKMSPLAGSAATGSPGRPSPTNFTQTSHTCEGLFDLSNKSSSTSLGKYDQSEENFTAFRPVRKSTDQPPSLQGVQAQQERGDSPNSINVTDEDSHTQTDGQNNAGSLSNTEEDTGIGPLNLSKKPDTSTGPTHEHMYKTPSKTDRQSFLEMQDMPLNLSVKDSCNTASLKTSFHSPSHDNTAAAPNAEKESSGAEPCVPKNPSSSACDKPFAAQRGEAADLGLMESCDEQKQTAAVALCQLAAYSPGAARLDGDGHGAQDGHAAPAEPASHTQDAPCNPKGKGQKRTNQKESMKSQQGAKRVRPNDCSRVFTLRKRTRVS; translated from the exons atgagtctCCTCAAAGAACGTAAACCCAAGAAGCCTCATTACATCCCAAGACCACCGGGAAAGCCGTTCAAGTACAAGTGCTTCCAGTGCCCCTTCACTTGCAATGAGAAATCCCATCTCTTTAACCACATGAAGTATGGCCTCTGCAAAAACTCCATCACTTTGGTGTCAGAGCAGGATCGCGTCATCAAGTGTCCAAAGGGCAGTTCCCTGGAGCCCAAACAGGTCAACCAGCTGGAGTCTACCGTCAAACCAACTTCTTCTAAATCTATCACAAACGGACTGTCAAGCCTCGATTCAAAGCCTCAATATCCTTTCACAAAAGAAGATGCCAAGGAAAATGTTGAGTTACAAAACCAGGCAACAAACGCCGCAATTCAAGGACAGAAACCTGCGATCCCGAAGGAATTAAGCCCTGCCAGCTCCGCAGCAGAAGGCGCCATCGGCGTGCAGCCCCTAATGGAGGGCATGGTCAGGCCCTCGGCCTTCGTTCCCGTCGGAGAACACCGAGACAGCAAAGGCCCGGAAATCACTGAGGCATCTGAAATCCTCTCCCTCTCTAACAAAAGTTCTTTCCACACCAAGTCTGCGTTTCACGCACCAGCTCACCCGTGGAAGGCAGGTTCTTTCCTCCCAGAATTTCCACACAAAGTTGCTCCCACGAAAGGCTTTGGCTCCATTTCACCTTACATGCAACCAATGATTCCCGAGTACTCACCCCATTTCTATGAGCACCGGCTTGCTATCTACACACCTTACCTGCTCCCAGGTAACGCAGAGTGTGAAAGCTCTGCTCTCTCTGTCTATGGAACACAAGATCAGAGACACTTTCTTCCCCACCCTGGGCCACTTGCAAAACCCCTAAATCCATCAGCATATGAACACTATCGGTTATTCCAACAGTACCACTCCACTCCACCGATACCATATGGATTTTGTAGGCCAACAGATCCTCCATTTTACAGATTTTCACACGTAGCTGGTATTAACAGGGATCAAAACTCTCATCTGATGGAAGAAACCACCTTGCTGTACCCAGCATCTTTAAGCCCTTCCCAACAATACCCTCTAAGTTCACATAAAAAACAAGCAgattatgaaaaagaaatgacGTTATTGCACGCCAAAGGTAACGCTAAGGATGACCAAAACGAAAGAGAGAATGCCAAAATGAGCCCTCTCGCGGGAAGCGCAGCAACAGGCTCCCCCGGCAGACCCAGCCCCACCAACTTCACCCAGACAAGCCACACGTGCGAGGGTTTGTTTGACCTCTCCAACAAGTCATCGTCCACATCCCTGGGCAAGTATGACCAGTCAGAAGAAAACTTCACAGCCTTCAGACCTGTGAGAAAAAGCACGGACCAACCGCCTTCCCTTCAAGGCgtgcaggcacagcaggagagaggggatTCGCCTAACAG CATCAATGTCACTGATGAAgactcacacacacagactgaTGGTCAGAACAACGCGGGCTCACTGTCCAACACGGAAGAAGACACAGGGATAGGTCCCCTCAATCTTTCAAAAAAGCCCGACACAAGCACAGGACCTACTCATGAGCACATGTACAAAACCCCATCCAAAACAGACAGGCAGAGCTTCCTGGAAATGCAGGACATGCCCCTGAACCTCTCAGTGAAGGATTCCTGTAACACAGCCAGCCTGAAAACGTCCTTCCACAGCCCGTCCCACGATAACACCGCCGCTGCTCCGAATGCCGAGAAGGAGAGCTCCGGAGCGGAGCCGTGCGTCCCCAAGAaccccagcagcagtgcctgcgACAAACCCTTCGCAGCCCAGCGTGGCGAGGCTGCAGACTTGGGGCTCATGGAGAGCTGCGATGAGCAAAAGCAGACGGCGGCCgtggctctgtgccagctggcCGCCTACAgccccggcgcggcccggcTGGACGGCGACGGGCACGGCGCGCAGGACGGGCACGCCGCGCCCGCAGAGCCCGCTTCCCATACTCAGGATGCTCCGTGCAACCCAAAGgggaaaggacaaaaaaggaCAAACCAAAAAGAATCCATGAAATCCCAGCAAGGTGCTAAGAGGGTCAGGCCCAATGACTGCAGCAGAGTCTTCACTTTAAGGAAGAGAACAAGAGTGTCCTAA